From one Acidibrevibacterium fodinaquatile genomic stretch:
- a CDS encoding SDR family oxidoreductase, with protein sequence MSGKDRVALVTGAGSGVGRASARALAEAGFVVALAGRRRAALEETKALLPPGRGLVIEADVADPASVSALFATIGRECGRLDLLFNNAGINAPGVLLEDLAYEDWAKVVAINLTGAFLCAQAAFRMMKAQSPQGGRIINNGSISAHAPRPNSVAYTSTKHAITGLTKSLSLDGRKYDIACGQIDIGNAETEMAARMKHGVIQADGRIAAEPLMDVENVARSVAFMASLSLDANIQFVTVMATKMPFLGRG encoded by the coding sequence ATGAGCGGCAAGGATCGGGTCGCCTTGGTGACGGGGGCGGGGAGCGGCGTCGGCCGGGCTTCGGCGCGGGCGCTGGCGGAAGCCGGCTTCGTCGTGGCGCTCGCCGGGCGCCGGCGCGCGGCGCTCGAGGAGACAAAGGCGCTGCTCCCGCCCGGGCGCGGCCTTGTGATCGAAGCCGATGTCGCCGATCCGGCCTCGGTTTCGGCGTTGTTTGCGACGATCGGGCGGGAATGCGGCCGGCTCGATCTTTTGTTCAACAATGCCGGGATCAATGCCCCCGGCGTGCTGCTCGAGGATCTCGCCTACGAGGATTGGGCGAAGGTGGTCGCGATCAACCTCACCGGGGCGTTTCTCTGCGCCCAGGCGGCGTTTCGCATGATGAAGGCGCAGAGCCCGCAAGGCGGCCGGATCATCAATAACGGCTCGATTTCGGCGCACGCGCCGCGCCCCAACTCGGTCGCCTATACGTCAACCAAGCACGCGATCACCGGGCTCACCAAATCCCTCTCGCTCGACGGCCGCAAATACGACATCGCCTGCGGCCAGATCGATATCGGCAATGCCGAGACCGAAATGGCGGCGCGCATGAAGCACGGCGTCATCCAGGCCGATGGCCGCATCGCCGCCGAGCCGCTGATGGATGTCGAGAACGTTGCCCGTTCGGTCGCGTTCATGGCGAGCCTGTCGCTCGACGCCAATATTCAGTTCGTGACCGTGATGGCGACCAAGATGCCGTTCCTCGGGCGCGGCTGA
- a CDS encoding isocitrate lyase/PEP mutase family protein produces the protein MSAGQKLRALLASPGLLTLPGVYDGISARLAEKAGFSALYMTGYGVAASAFGLPDAGLVSGSEMLDRVRMLAGAVSLPFIADGDTGYGGLLNVDRTVRQYARAGAAGIQIEDQEFPKKCGHTPHRRVVAAADAERRVRVAASARPDRDFLIVARTDAAGVLGLDEALRRGERFLEAGADILFIESPESLEDLRRIGETFRGAHLLANLVEGGRTPVLAAADLQGLGFKIALYPATGFLAAALAVAGAYRTLAETGSSQGVALYPFAAMNALMGFPAVYDFEKTWIETEDKR, from the coding sequence ATGTCCGCCGGCCAAAAACTCCGCGCCTTGCTCGCATCCCCTGGTCTGCTCACGCTGCCCGGCGTTTACGATGGCATTTCCGCGCGGCTCGCTGAAAAGGCGGGGTTTTCCGCCCTTTACATGACCGGCTACGGCGTTGCCGCCTCCGCGTTTGGCCTCCCCGATGCCGGCCTGGTTTCGGGCAGCGAGATGCTCGATCGCGTGCGCATGCTGGCTGGCGCGGTTTCGCTGCCGTTCATCGCCGATGGCGATACCGGCTATGGCGGTTTGCTCAATGTCGATCGCACCGTGCGCCAGTATGCGCGGGCGGGGGCGGCGGGGATTCAGATCGAGGATCAGGAATTTCCCAAAAAATGCGGCCACACGCCGCATCGCCGGGTGGTTGCCGCCGCCGATGCCGAACGAAGGGTGCGCGTGGCCGCCAGCGCTCGCCCCGATCGCGATTTCCTCATCGTCGCCCGCACCGATGCCGCCGGCGTTTTGGGGCTCGACGAAGCGCTCCGGCGCGGCGAGCGGTTTCTCGAAGCCGGCGCCGATATCCTGTTCATCGAGAGCCCGGAAAGCCTCGAGGATCTCCGCCGCATCGGCGAGACCTTCCGCGGCGCCCATCTGCTTGCCAATCTGGTCGAAGGTGGGCGGACGCCGGTGCTCGCCGCCGCCGACTTGCAGGGGCTTGGCTTCAAGATCGCGCTTTATCCCGCGACCGGGTTCCTCGCCGCCGCTCTGGCCGTGGCCGGCGCCTATCGCACGCTTGCCGAAACCGGGTCGAGCCAGGGGGTGGCGCTTTATCCCTTCGCCGCGATGAATGCCCTGATGGGGTTCCCGGCGGTGTATGATTTCGAAAAAACCTGGATCGAGACGGAGGATAAACGATGA
- a CDS encoding MFS transporter: protein MTEGKHEETRLAITARLDRLPATKTIWRLAALLSIGGMFEFYDLFFTGYVVPGLVRDGLLAHVRVGIFAGPAAFVAATFGGLFLGTIGFGFVADRFGRRPIFTAALLWYSLCTAIMAFQQTPAGLLVWRLIAGIGIGIELVTIDTYLAELVPKDVRGRAFAFNQVMQFSAVPVVALLSWQLVPRTVFGLSGWRIVVLIGALGAAVVWLLRRGLPESPRWLAGKGRLAEAERITAALEARVIADRGGAALPLPLRDAIEEVAAAGHFAEIWRPPYRARTIMLMVFQFLQTIGFYGFASWVPTLIAEQGIAIGHSLLYAFVIAIANPFGPALGLVFADRIERKWQIVFAALGIAAAGLAFAAQRTIPGLIVCGVVLTLANNILSFSFHAYQSELYPTRVRARAVGFVYSWSRLSAVFVSFLIAALLHLGGVPAVFVFIAAAMAGVMIAIGVFGPATGGRQLEAISPD from the coding sequence ATGACCGAGGGAAAGCACGAGGAGACGCGTCTCGCGATCACCGCGCGGCTCGACCGGCTGCCGGCGACGAAAACCATCTGGCGCCTGGCGGCGCTGCTGTCGATCGGCGGCATGTTCGAGTTCTATGATCTTTTCTTCACCGGCTATGTCGTGCCCGGGCTGGTCAGGGACGGGCTGCTCGCCCATGTCCGGGTCGGGATTTTCGCCGGCCCCGCGGCTTTCGTCGCCGCGACCTTCGGCGGCCTCTTTCTCGGCACCATCGGCTTCGGCTTCGTCGCCGACCGGTTCGGCCGCCGACCGATCTTCACCGCCGCGCTGCTTTGGTACAGCCTCTGCACCGCGATCATGGCGTTTCAACAGACGCCCGCCGGCTTGCTCGTCTGGCGCCTCATCGCTGGCATCGGCATCGGCATCGAGCTGGTGACCATCGACACCTATCTCGCCGAGCTAGTCCCGAAAGACGTGCGCGGCCGCGCTTTCGCGTTCAACCAGGTGATGCAGTTTTCCGCCGTGCCGGTGGTCGCCCTGCTTTCGTGGCAATTGGTGCCGCGCACGGTGTTTGGCCTCTCGGGCTGGCGGATCGTCGTTTTGATCGGCGCGCTCGGTGCCGCCGTCGTCTGGCTGCTCCGCCGCGGTCTTCCGGAAAGCCCGCGCTGGCTCGCGGGAAAGGGGCGATTGGCCGAGGCCGAGCGGATCACCGCGGCCCTCGAAGCGCGCGTGATCGCCGATCGCGGCGGCGCGGCACTGCCTTTGCCGCTGCGCGATGCCATCGAGGAGGTCGCGGCGGCCGGGCATTTCGCCGAAATCTGGCGCCCACCCTATCGCGCGCGCACCATCATGCTGATGGTGTTCCAGTTTCTCCAGACCATCGGGTTTTACGGCTTCGCGAGCTGGGTCCCGACGCTGATCGCCGAACAAGGCATCGCGATTGGCCATAGCCTGCTTTATGCCTTCGTGATTGCGATCGCCAATCCGTTCGGCCCGGCGCTCGGGCTTGTCTTCGCCGACCGCATCGAGCGCAAATGGCAGATCGTCTTCGCGGCCCTCGGAATCGCCGCCGCCGGCCTCGCGTTTGCCGCCCAGCGCACCATTCCCGGCCTTATTGTCTGTGGCGTTGTCCTCACGCTGGCGAACAATATTCTCTCGTTTTCCTTTCACGCTTATCAGAGCGAGCTTTATCCGACGCGGGTGCGGGCGCGCGCCGTCGGCTTCGTCTATTCCTGGAGCCGGTTATCGGCGGTGTTCGTCAGTTTCCTCATCGCCGCTCTCCTTCATCTCGGCGGCGTGCCCGCGGTGTTCGTGTTCATCGCCGCGGCGATGGCGGGGGTGATGATCGCGATTGGTGTCTTTGGCCCGGCGACCGGCGGGCGGCAATTGGAGGCGATTTCGCCGGATTGA
- a CDS encoding ammonium transporter: protein MQHVVPGDVAWVLVSTVLVLLMTVPGLALFYAGMVRKKNVLAIMMQSFTLCAAMTVLWMIAGYSLAFTNGNAWLGDFSRLFLNGLAETWDKPFTLGAGTDAAQPMTIPETVFLMFQMAFAIITPAVVTGSCADRMKFSALLMFFALWSLVVYAPLAHWVWAPTGWLARLGVADFAGGTVVEINCGISGLVCALMLGRRIGYGQENMAPWNLSYAVIGASLLWVGWMGFNSGGAFGANARAGLAVLVTQIAAAAGTLSWIFCEWLLRGKPSVLGAISGAVAGLVAITPAAGFVLPGPALGIGLVAGTACFWSATSLKAALRYDDSLDAFGVHGVGGIIGTLATGWFAFAPLSASPDSAIGGYAGGLPLLRVQAIAVLATIIWSGAASWVLLKITDLVLGLRVTRDQEREGLDIALHGEQVF from the coding sequence ACCGTGCCCGGTCTCGCCCTCTTTTATGCCGGCATGGTCCGCAAGAAGAACGTGCTGGCGATCATGATGCAATCCTTCACCTTGTGCGCCGCGATGACCGTCCTTTGGATGATCGCCGGCTATTCGCTGGCCTTCACCAACGGCAATGCTTGGCTCGGTGATTTCTCGCGGCTGTTCCTCAACGGACTCGCCGAGACCTGGGACAAGCCGTTCACGCTTGGCGCCGGAACCGACGCCGCGCAGCCGATGACCATTCCCGAAACGGTATTTCTGATGTTCCAGATGGCGTTTGCCATCATCACCCCGGCGGTGGTGACCGGAAGCTGCGCCGATCGGATGAAATTTTCAGCGCTACTCATGTTTTTCGCGCTCTGGTCGCTGGTGGTCTATGCCCCGCTCGCGCATTGGGTTTGGGCGCCGACCGGGTGGCTTGCCCGCCTCGGGGTCGCGGATTTTGCTGGCGGCACGGTGGTGGAAATCAATTGCGGCATTTCCGGCCTGGTCTGCGCGCTGATGCTCGGCCGACGCATCGGGTATGGGCAGGAAAACATGGCGCCGTGGAATCTGAGCTATGCGGTGATCGGCGCCTCGCTGCTTTGGGTGGGCTGGATGGGTTTCAATTCCGGCGGCGCGTTCGGGGCCAACGCGCGCGCCGGCCTTGCGGTGCTGGTGACCCAGATCGCCGCCGCCGCCGGCACCTTGAGCTGGATCTTCTGCGAATGGCTTCTACGCGGCAAACCCTCGGTTCTCGGCGCGATTTCGGGGGCGGTGGCGGGGCTCGTCGCGATCACCCCGGCGGCCGGTTTCGTGCTTCCTGGCCCCGCGCTCGGCATCGGCTTGGTCGCCGGGACGGCGTGTTTCTGGAGCGCGACCAGCCTCAAGGCAGCGCTCCGCTATGATGACAGTCTTGACGCGTTCGGTGTCCACGGCGTCGGCGGCATCATCGGCACCCTCGCCACCGGCTGGTTCGCTTTCGCACCGCTCAGCGCATCGCCGGACAGCGCCATCGGCGGCTATGCCGGCGGCCTGCCGCTGCTCCGTGTCCAGGCGATCGCGGTCCTCGCAACCATCATCTGGTCGGGTGCTGCGAGCTGGGTGCTGTTGAAGATCACCGATCTCGTCCTCGGCCTCCGTGTCACCCGCGACCAGGAGCGCGAGGGGCTCGATATCGCGCTTCACGGCGAGCAGGTTTTCTGA